The proteins below come from a single bacterium genomic window:
- the flhA gene encoding flagellar biosynthesis protein FlhA: MEKIGGQTNWTQRMDLLVAVFILCIIAMMVIPLPPLLIDILIAGNIMLSIMVILTVMYIAKAIDFSVFPSLLLMATIYRLALEVSTSRLILLGQGGDIGIVKAFGSFVVGGNYIVGIIIFAILTVVQLLVIVRGTTRVSEVAARFTLDSMPGKQMAIDADLNAGYITEDEAIKRRQEIRKEADFYGAMDGAAKFVQGDVIAAIVIIIINIIGGLIIGVIVRHEPLGDAVKAYTTYTIGCGLSAQIPAFLISTATGILVSRTSSEFSLGSDVIRQITSQRQALWITGGALFLLSFTPLPRIPLLTLACFCALLGYIMTRKEVKKKKEEELQKKKQELEKVKKPEAVTSLLLVDPMELEIGYSLIPFVDPEAGGDFLDRITMIRRQAALELGIVVPPIRIRDNIQIPKNEYIIKIRGTEVGRGSLKPEHFLIMGDRDMSKIEGEEGFEPTFGMPCKWIKGENKELAEEQGFTIVDPASVMATHLTEMIRRHSTTLLGRQEVKSLVDNVKEKYPSLVDELIPEPLSLGELQKVLHSLLSERVGIRDMVTILETLADWAGKTKDIGFLTEKTRQALSRQITHQHQTPDGRLLVITIEPKLEERIAASIIKTEDGEKANLSPQETNALLKSIQEAIGKEGAYQPVLLTSSRIRRCFRNIIAPYIPFISVLSYDEIEVGVKVTSIGMVSI; encoded by the coding sequence ATGGAAAAAATAGGAGGTCAAACCAACTGGACACAGAGGATGGATTTGCTGGTTGCTGTATTTATCCTTTGCATCATTGCGATGATGGTTATCCCCCTTCCACCATTGCTTATTGATATTCTAATTGCAGGAAACATTATGCTTTCCATAATGGTTATCTTGACGGTAATGTATATCGCAAAGGCAATAGACTTTTCTGTATTTCCATCCCTCCTTCTTATGGCAACCATATATCGGCTTGCCCTTGAGGTCTCAACATCAAGGCTTATCCTTTTAGGTCAAGGTGGGGATATAGGCATAGTAAAGGCATTTGGCTCATTCGTGGTGGGAGGAAACTACATTGTTGGGATAATTATATTTGCTATCCTTACCGTAGTCCAGCTCCTTGTTATTGTAAGAGGAACAACCAGGGTTTCTGAGGTTGCCGCAAGGTTCACCCTGGATTCTATGCCAGGAAAGCAGATGGCAATAGATGCAGACTTAAATGCAGGATACATTACAGAGGATGAGGCAATAAAGAGGAGGCAGGAGATAAGAAAGGAGGCAGATTTCTATGGTGCGATGGATGGTGCGGCAAAATTTGTCCAGGGCGATGTTATCGCCGCTATTGTAATTATAATAATAAACATCATCGGCGGGTTGATAATTGGCGTTATTGTAAGGCATGAGCCTTTAGGTGATGCGGTTAAAGCATATACCACATATACCATTGGCTGTGGGCTTTCTGCCCAAATCCCTGCATTTCTTATCTCAACCGCTACAGGCATCCTTGTCTCAAGAACATCATCTGAATTCTCACTTGGCTCTGATGTAATAAGGCAGATTACATCCCAGAGGCAGGCTTTGTGGATTACCGGGGGTGCATTATTCCTTCTCTCCTTTACACCCCTTCCAAGGATTCCTCTCCTTACCCTTGCTTGCTTTTGTGCCTTATTAGGGTATATAATGACAAGAAAGGAGGTAAAAAAGAAAAAGGAGGAGGAATTGCAAAAGAAAAAGCAAGAGCTTGAGAAGGTGAAAAAGCCAGAGGCGGTTACATCGCTTCTTTTGGTTGATCCAATGGAGCTTGAGATAGGCTATAGCTTAATTCCCTTTGTTGACCCTGAAGCGGGAGGCGATTTTCTGGATAGGATAACCATGATCAGGAGGCAGGCTGCATTGGAGCTTGGAATTGTTGTTCCTCCTATAAGGATTAGGGATAATATCCAAATTCCAAAGAATGAATACATTATTAAAATAAGGGGAACAGAGGTAGGAAGGGGCTCTCTTAAGCCAGAACACTTCCTTATTATGGGAGATAGGGATATGAGTAAAATAGAAGGAGAGGAAGGATTTGAGCCAACCTTTGGTATGCCCTGCAAATGGATAAAGGGAGAAAATAAAGAGCTTGCTGAAGAGCAGGGTTTTACCATTGTTGACCCTGCCTCGGTTATGGCTACACATTTAACTGAGATGATAAGAAGGCATTCCACAACCCTGCTTGGAAGGCAGGAGGTAAAGAGCCTGGTGGATAATGTAAAGGAGAAATACCCAAGCCTGGTAGATGAGCTTATTCCAGAGCCATTAAGCCTTGGTGAGCTTCAAAAGGTTTTGCATAGCCTCCTTTCTGAGAGGGTAGGAATAAGGGATATGGTAACCATCCTTGAGACATTGGCTGATTGGGCAGGTAAGACAAAGGATATCGGCTTTCTTACAGAGAAGACAAGGCAAGCTCTTTCAAGGCAGATAACCCATCAGCACCAGACACCAGATGGAAGGCTTTTGGTGATTACAATTGAGCCAAAACTTGAGGAGAGAATAGCTGCATCCATTATAAAAACAGAGGATGGAGAGAAGGCTAATCTTTCACCACAAGAGACAAATGCTCTATTAAAATCCATTCAAGAGGCAATAGGTAAAGAGGGTGCATATCAGCCTGTCCTCCTTACATCGTCAAGGATAAGAAGATGCTTTAGGAATATTATAGCACCATATATTCCATTTATTTCTGTGCTTTCTTATGATGAGATAGAGGTTGGGGTTAAGGTTACCTCAATTGGGATGGTGAGTATATGA